The Urbifossiella limnaea nucleotide sequence TTCACCTGATGGTCACCGACCCGGACAAGTTCCTCGACGGCTTCGTGAAGGCCGGGGCCGACAGCCTGATCGTTCATCTCGAAGTGCTCCCCGACCCGCGGCCGATGCTGAAGCACATCCGCGGCACGCTCGGCAAGAAGGCGGGGCTGGCGTTCAACCCCGACCTGCCGGTGAGCCGCGTCGAGCCGTACCTCGCCGACATCGACCTGGCGCTGTGCATGACGGTGTTCCCCGGGTTCGGCGGGCAGGCGTACATCCCCGCGAGCAACGACCGCATCCGCGAGCTGCGCGGGCTGGTGAACCGCATCAACCCGGCGTGCGAGATCGAGGTGGACGGCGGCATTGACGCCACGACGATCGGCGCGGCGGCGGGTGCGGGCGCGAACGTGTTCGTGGCGGGCACCGCGGTGTTCGGCGCGAAAGAAGGTCCCGCCGCGGCGACCCGCCACCTGCGGGAGTTGGCCGCGCGAGCGGCCGGCGGCGGTGCCTGAGCCTACCCGATGTGGCGCGCCAGCCGCAGCGCCAGGCCGCCCAGCGCCCGCACCGGGTTCGCCGCCGTGCTGACCGGCAGCACCGACATGTCGCAGACGTACACGCCGGTGGTGCCGTACACCTTCAGGTTCTCGTCCACGACGGACCGCGGGTTGAACGCCGCGTCGCGGTTCGCCTTCCACGGCATCCGCAGCGTGCCGCAGGCGTGGTGGACGGTGCCCCAGCCGAACGGCCGGAGTTCGTCGTTGATCCCACCGTAGCGCTTCGTCAGCACCTCCACGTCGTTGAATTCGGCGAAGACGCGGTCCCGCGTGTCGTTCAGCATGTTCATGAACTCGGCGGCCGTCTTGTGCCAGCCGGCGACGGCCGGGAACCGCGAGTCGAGCAGGTCGCCGAGGTCGGCGAACCGCTTGAAGCTGACGAACGGCGTGTACCCGTCGTTGGCGTGCGAGTGGATACCGTTCTGGTCGTCCAGGCAGTTGGCGAAGCTGAACTTGATGTCCACCCGCGTCCGGCTCGGGTCGTGGTCGACGAGGCCCGCGGACGGGTCGTTGTTCCGCAGGTGCCAGTACTCGTGGTTCACGTTCATCTCGACGTTGAACGGGTACTGCACGTGGCCGTTGCCGTCGAGCGTCCCCCTGGAATAGACAGGACGATTGCAAAGTCCAGAATTCCGGTTAACGTGTTGACGGGTTGCGAGTTACTCACCTCGGGATGGAGCCCCGATGTCACCCACTTCCGACTCACTGGTCGCCGCGTTCCGCCAACTCACGGACCCTCGCCACCGCCGTGGTGTCCGCCACCCGTTCGCGGGGTTACTGTCCGTCGTCTTCCTGGGGCTGCTGAGCCGGCACCCCGACTTCGCCTCCCTCGCCCGGTGGGCCAAGCGGCACTGGCCGGCCCTCCGGGAGGCGTTCGGGCTGACCCGCCCGTACGCCCCGCACGCGACGACCTACAGCCGCGCGGCCGCCGCCTTCTCGATCGACGAGTTCCGCGGCGCCCTGGCCGGGTGGCTCGCCCGGGTGATGGCCGACGCCCCGACCGCGGCCGCGGTGGACGGGAAGACGAGCAAGCAGGCCCACGACGCCGACGGCGACCCGATCCACGTCCTCAACGTGTTCGCCCACGACGCCCGGGTGTGCCTGGCCGACTGGCCGATCGGGGACGGGAAGGAGACCGAGCCCGAGGTCCTCAAGGCCCACCTGGACGAGTTGTTCGCCGCCTGGCCGTCGCTCCGGGTGCTGACCGGGGACGCCCTGTTCTGCCAGCGCCCGCTGGCCCGGGCGATCGTCGAGGCCGGGCGGGACTACGTGCTGGCGGTCAAGGACAACCAGCCCGACCTGCACGAGACGATCCGGGCCGCGTTCGCCGACGCCACCCCGGCGTCGGCGAGCGCGACGGCGCGGGGAAAAAACGCGGGGCGGTCGAGACCCGGCGGGTCTGGTGCGACGCGGCGACGGCGGACTACGCCCGCGAGGCGCTGAACGTCCCCGGCCTGCGGGCGGTCGTGCGGGTGGACCGGGAGACCCGAGGGGCCGACGGCGCCCGGACGTGCGAGACGCGGTACTTCGCCACCAGTCTCGACCCGGCCGTGGTGACCGCCGCCGCGTTGCTCCGGCTCGTTCGCGGGCACTGGTCGGTGGAGAACAGCCTGCACTTCGAGAAGGACCGGTGGTGGGACGAGGACCGGCACGTGTGCCGCCGGCCGGGGTTGGCCGAGCGCTTCACGACCCTGCTGAGCGCGGCCGTGAGCGTGTTGCGGGTACTCAACCCCGGGGGTAAGGGCGAGCCGCTCAAGGCGCAAGCCGACGCCCTCAACTGGGACATCGAACGCGCCATCAACCTCATGACCCGCTGATACCTGCGACTTTGCAATCGTCCTGCTGGAATAGAAGACGATCTTAGCGTGCTCGTCGGGGCTGATCGGGATGCGGGGGTTGCCCGCGGACGTGACGTACGCCTGCGACTCGGCCGACACCGGGTGATCCGTCAGGCCGAAGCCGACCAGTTGCCGGATGTCGGCGGGCAGTGTGTGAAACACGGACGACCGGTTGATCAGCTTCGGGCTCTCCGTCGAGCCGGCCGCAATGATCACTCTCGGCGTGTAGAAGCTTCGCTGCTCGCCCGTCACGGTGTTCGTCGTCCGCACCTCGTACCAGTCGTGGGGCACGCTATTAACGGCTTCGACGAAGCTGTTCAGCTTCACGAACAGCCCGGCCCCGTTGAGGTTGAGGGTGGGGCGCGTCAGCCCGGTCTGGTTGATCAGGAGCTCGGCCGTGTTGAACACGCCCGTCGGCTCCACGAAGAACTGGGTCGCCGGCGTGCCGTCCGCGAGGAGGTACGGTTGGTGCAGCGCCCGCGGCGTCTCGTGAATCACGAAATCCTGACCGAGCGGGCTGTTCCGGAAGTGGACGGCCAACTGGCGGGCCTTGTCGCCCAGCGACCGCGACGCGTTCATCCGCTCGCCGGCGAGGTTCAGGAACCCGCCCTTCAGGTCCGTCCGGACCGCGTCGGGGAAGAAGTCCAGCTCCCAGTCCTGCGGCTCCGGGATGAGCCCGGACCAGAAGATGGAGCGGCCGCCGAAGACGAGCTGCGGCTTGCCGCCGATGAAGCGCTGCGGCGTCTCCGCCTGCTGGAAGTTGTCGACGCCGAAGTGGGCCGCCACGTCGCTGTTGTCGAAGCGGCAGATGTTGTAGGCGTGTGTCGGGTAGACGAACGAGCCGGCATCCACGACGAGGATGCGCTTTCCCGCGTTGCGGTCGGCCAACTCGTCCGCCACAACCCCGCCGCCGATGCCGGAGCCGATGACGATGTAGTCGAAGTCCGGGTTCGTGCCGTCGTAATCGCGGATCAGACGGGTGTGGGCCTCGCTCTTCTCCGACACCAAGTTGGCGTAGTTGTTTTGAAATGGCATGCGTGATACGGTCGGAGTACGGGTTGTACCTGTCGATGGAGCGTACCCGGTTCCACGAGTAGTCGCAAGAAGGTGCCGGCGAATAGCTCGGAACTGCTCGCCGCCACCGCGGGCCGATTCCTCCGATTTCGCCCGGTGCGGATTTGACTTCCCGAGGCGAGAGCTTACGGTTCGTTTGTACACGTCTTCGCCCGCGCCCACATCCCCACTCCGGGAGCCGCCATGCCCGCCGTCGCCGGCCGCGGGGCCGTTCGCGCCGAGCTCGAACGCCTCGCCGATGTCGTCACGTCCGCCGACGCACCGAACGACGACGCGACCCGCTCCGCGGTCACGAACGCGTTCCTGGCCGCGGTCCGCGGCCTACGCCGGCTGCTGAAGTCGGACAACCATTCGCTGGTGTTCCGGTCCGCCGAAGTGCTCGCCCGGGTGTGGATGACGCGCTACCGGGCGCGGATGCCATTAAAAGCGCAGCTCCATGCCGAGGCCGAGCGCGTTCACCCACAGGTCGGATGTTCCGCCGCAGCCGCAGAAGGCGTCGCCGAGCCGCGCCACGCGGTCGAGGTACTGGAACGAGTACGACGCGAACACGCTCCCCGAGCCGCCGAACCGCACCCCCACCTTCCAGCCGACCGTCGGCAGCACGGCTCCGGAGCTCCCGCCGCCGAGCCGCGGCCGCGGGCTGGCGAAGCCGAACGCGCCGCTGGCGCTCGTGTCGGTGGTCACGGTGCCGTAGGCGATCTTCGCCACGCCGTCGGTGTACCACGCGCCGTAGTCCAGCCCCACGGCCACCCCGACCTGCCCGCCGTGGAACGTCGTCTCGGCCTGGAGCCGGTTGATCTGGTAAGCCCGGCCGCTGTCGTCCGGCCGGTCGCCGAGGTAAAGCTCGTCCGTGAGGTAGGCGAAGCGGTAGCCGGCGAGCACGTCCACGCGGGCGGTCTCGGCGCGGAGCAGCGTGTACCGGTAGTTCACGTCGGCACCGACGAACGTGGTCGAGAGCGTGGCCGGGAACGTCGTGCCGAGCCCCGGCGGCAGGGCCACGAGGACCGGCGCGTCGCGGGTCCAGTCGGGCGAGTAGACGAGCGCCCCGGGGGCGTACCCCTGGAGGCGGCGGACACCCTCGGGCAGCAGGAACAACGACGCGTCCACGCCACTCCGTTCACCGAGGCGGCGGCCCACGTCAAGGCTCAGCCCACCCTGGAAGCTGTCGGTCCCGCGGCCGTCGGTCGGAATGTTCAGGCCGGCGACGGTCCGGCCGAATACGTCCGGCGGCGTCAGCCTGAGAGTTCCCGGGAGACCGCGGGTGGACAGCCAGCCGAGTTGTGCCGCGGCCGAGACGCGCCACAGTTCGTCGAGCATCGGCTGCCGCCGCTCGAACTCGGGCCCGGGCTCGGGGAGGTACAGGTGGCCGTGGTCGTAGGGCGGGACGGGGCCGCCGGGGGCGAACGGGGCGGGCGGCGCCTCGGGGATCGGCACGGGGATGAGCGGCAGCTCGGCCGGCGGCTGTGCGAACGCGGGTCCGCCGCCGAGCAGTGCCGCCCACGCCGCCAGCCAGCGGGTCCGCATCCGGGCTCCTTGTCAGCGAACGCTGACGCCGACGAGCGGGAAGAGGTAGTGGTGCAGGAACGTCGTCGAGTACATCCCGTGGTGCCCGCCGGTGTGCCCGGTCCAGGCCACGTCGGCGGTCCAGAAGTGCTGCCGGAGCAGCGGCACGTCGTCGGCGCTGACGGTGCCGGCGCGGAAGCCGTTCCGCCCCGCGGCCGCGGCGCCGAACCGGTCGGTGGTGCCGACAACGCGGGTGACCAGGCCGAGGGCCACCCAGTCCTTCTTGCTGCAGAACACGTCGACGCCCTCGCGGCTGGCGCGGAGCGTCGGCCGGATGTCGTAGCCGACCGAGACGGACGGCGCGAACAGGACGACGCGATCCACGGAGTCGGCCGGCAGGTTGTCGCCGGCGGCCAGCGCGACGGCACAGCCGGCGCTGTGGGCGACGATGAGCACGCGACGCCCCGGCTCCCGGGCCTGTCGAATGCGGATGAGGCCGGCGAGGCGCTTCCCCTGATCGCGGGCGTGGTCGGCGTCGATCTGGTCGGCGAGGAGCCGGCGGTGGCCGTGCGACCAGAGGAACGTCGCCACCTCGACGGGTGTGCCGGCGAGGAGGTTCGCCTGGGAGACGGCGTTCGAGCAGCCGCGCAGGTCGCCGGCGCCGTCCACGACCCACAGCAGCGGCCGCGGGTCGGCGGTGTTCTGCGGCTCGGGGCACTGGGTGCGGTGGACCAGCGCGGGCTGAGCGGCCGCCATCCACACCGCGCCCGGGACGGGTGGCGGGGCGGGGCGATTCGGCCGGCCAGCGAGGTTCGCCGCGGTCAGGGCGGCGGCGACCAGCAGCGCGGTACGGAGAAGCCTTCGCATCGATGGAACCCGGCGGGGGCGCGACATCCCGGTCCGAGTGACGCATGTACTATCGGCCGCGGTCGGCCGCAACCTGAGTTTCACGGCGGCCCGGTAAGCTGGGCAAGCCCTGCCGGCCGCAGTTGTTCCGAACCGAATCGACGGCTACACTGCCGCGAGGAATTCCCGGGAGGACGCCGCATGGTGCGCCGAGTCGCCGTCGCGCTGCTGATCGCCGCGACCCTGTGCCTGGCTGGCCTTGGCGCGTACTCGAAATGGTTCGCGTCGCCCACCGTGGTGATCGTCGACGAACCGCAGTTCGTGAAGCCGGCGGAGCCGCCACCTACGGAAGCGGAGCAGTTCGCCAACCTGGCCCAGACCGACGTGGTGGCGACGCTCGCCGCGTGCCTCTCGAACTACGAGAAGGAGACGACCGGCTTCCGTGCGACGCTGGCGAAGCGGGAGCGTGTGGCCGGCAAGCTCCAGGAGCCGGAGTTGGTGCGGGTGGTGGCCGCCGGCGACGTGCCCGGCCCGGACAAAAAGACCCACATCCGCGTGCGGATGATCTGGGACCAGGGCGGCAGCAAAGACTTGCTCGGCAACGTGGTCCGCGGTTGCCTCTACAGCGAGGATAAGTCGCCCGAGCAGATGGTCATCTTTCGGCCGACGGCCCTGCTCAAGGAATTCTCTGTGCCCAGCAAGAGCGGCCTGGCCCGCGACGCCTCCCGATACTGCGTCAAGGACGCGGGCATGTACCGGAGCATGCTCCGCACTTACGTCGCGTGGAAGAAACGGCAGGACACGGGCGAGTTGGCGGTGACCTACCTCGGCAAGCAGATCGTACTCCAGGCCGGGGGTCGCGAGTGTTACGCGATCAAGCGCACCTGCAAGACCGTGGAAGCCGACCCGTTCGCGCTCGACGAGCAACCGCCGACCGACGCGAGGATCATCGACCGCGACGGGTTCAGCGAAGTTACCCTGTTCATCGACGCCGAGCGGCGGCTGCAGGTCGGCACGGTCATCCGCCGCGCCGACGGCGAGTTGGTGGGCGAGTACTACTTCCGCGACGCGGAGTTGGTGAGTGCCGAGTTCCCGGCGGACACCTTCACCCCGGCGGCGCTGCGGAATTGACCACCCGCTCGACCGCCGCCGCGAGTTCCTCGGGGTGGAACGGCTTCTGCAGGAACTCCGTCCGCGGGTCGCGGGCGGTGGTGCGACGGTCGGAGTAGCCGCTGATGAGTACTGCCGGGGTGTCGGGCGCCTCGGCGCGGATCCGGGCCAGCAGTTCGTCGCCGGTCATGCCCGGCATCACCACGTCGGACACGACCACCCACACGGCCGCCCGGTTCGCACGAAACGCCTCCAACGCTGAGGTGCCGTCGCCGGCGAGTATCGGCGAGTACCCGGCGTCTTCCAGCGTGGACGCAGCCACCTCGCGGACGAACATCTCGTCGTCCACCACGAGCGCGACGCGGGCCGCGACCGGCTTCGGGTCCGGCTGCCGCGGCCTCGTGGCGGGGGACGCGGGCGGCCAGTAGACCTCAAACGTGGTGCCGCGGCCGGCCGCACTCTCGACACGGATGCCACCGCGGTGCGTCTTGACGATGCCGAGCACGGCCGCGAGCCCGAGCCCACGGCCGGGGAATTTCGTGGTGAAGAACGGGTCGAACAATCGGCCCATGGCCTCCGTGGGGATTCCAGGTCCGTCGTCCGTCACGCTCAGCAACACATACTCGCCAGGTGCCGGGGCCAGGCGGAAGTGCTCGGCCGACTCCGCGCCGGTGACTTCGGCCATCCCCGCCCGCACGACGACTCGTCCGCCGTCGCCGACCGCCTCGCCGGCGTTCATGACGAGATTCACGAGCACCCGACGGACCTGATCGTTGTCGGCCCGCACCGGCGGGAGCCCGGTCCCGAGGTCGAACTGAACGCGGGCGTGGCGCGTGGTCGAAACCTCCAGCAGTGCCTGTG carries:
- the rpe gene encoding ribulose-phosphate 3-epimerase — protein: MAAIAPSILSADFARLGEHVREVEAAGADRVHVDVMDGHFVPNLSMGAVVVKGLRPATRLPLEVHLMVTDPDKFLDGFVKAGADSLIVHLEVLPDPRPMLKHIRGTLGKKAGLAFNPDLPVSRVEPYLADIDLALCMTVFPGFGGQAYIPASNDRIRELRGLVNRINPACEIEVDGGIDATTIGAAAGAGANVFVAGTAVFGAKEGPAAATRHLRELAARAAGGGA
- a CDS encoding GMC oxidoreductase, encoding MQYPFNVEMNVNHEYWHLRNNDPSAGLVDHDPSRTRVDIKFSFANCLDDQNGIHSHANDGYTPFVSFKRFADLGDLLDSRFPAVAGWHKTAAEFMNMLNDTRDRVFAEFNDVEVLTKRYGGINDELRPFGWGTVHHACGTLRMPWKANRDAAFNPRSVVDENLKVYGTTGVYVCDMSVLPVSTAANPVRALGGLALRLARHIG
- a CDS encoding BBP7 family outer membrane beta-barrel protein codes for the protein MRTRWLAAWAALLGGGPAFAQPPAELPLIPVPIPEAPPAPFAPGGPVPPYDHGHLYLPEPGPEFERRQPMLDELWRVSAAAQLGWLSTRGLPGTLRLTPPDVFGRTVAGLNIPTDGRGTDSFQGGLSLDVGRRLGERSGVDASLFLLPEGVRRLQGYAPGALVYSPDWTRDAPVLVALPPGLGTTFPATLSTTFVGADVNYRYTLLRAETARVDVLAGYRFAYLTDELYLGDRPDDSGRAYQINRLQAETTFHGGQVGVAVGLDYGAWYTDGVAKIAYGTVTTDTSASGAFGFASPRPRLGGGSSGAVLPTVGWKVGVRFGGSGSVFASYSFQYLDRVARLGDAFCGCGGTSDLWVNALGLGMELRF
- a CDS encoding alpha/beta hydrolase; translation: MRRLLRTALLVAAALTAANLAGRPNRPAPPPVPGAVWMAAAQPALVHRTQCPEPQNTADPRPLLWVVDGAGDLRGCSNAVSQANLLAGTPVEVATFLWSHGHRRLLADQIDADHARDQGKRLAGLIRIRQAREPGRRVLIVAHSAGCAVALAAGDNLPADSVDRVVLFAPSVSVGYDIRPTLRASREGVDVFCSKKDWVALGLVTRVVGTTDRFGAAAAGRNGFRAGTVSADDVPLLRQHFWTADVAWTGHTGGHHGMYSTTFLHHYLFPLVGVSVR
- a CDS encoding DUF1571 domain-containing protein; the protein is MVRRVAVALLIAATLCLAGLGAYSKWFASPTVVIVDEPQFVKPAEPPPTEAEQFANLAQTDVVATLAACLSNYEKETTGFRATLAKRERVAGKLQEPELVRVVAAGDVPGPDKKTHIRVRMIWDQGGSKDLLGNVVRGCLYSEDKSPEQMVIFRPTALLKEFSVPSKSGLARDASRYCVKDAGMYRSMLRTYVAWKKRQDTGELAVTYLGKQIVLQAGGRECYAIKRTCKTVEADPFALDEQPPTDARIIDRDGFSEVTLFIDAERRLQVGTVIRRADGELVGEYYFRDAELVSAEFPADTFTPAALRN